GCTCGGGCAGCAAGTAGCGTGACAGCTCGCCATTTTCAGCACTCGTTGCCATGTCGGCGAAGGCGGTACGCAGCGCTTCGTTAAGAGATTTGTGCTCGAAGGCGGTGTCTCCAAGCATGGTCAAGCCGTCAAACGAGGCGGAGTAGCGGCCTTCGATACCCACGCAGGGGTAGAGGTCTTCCCCGACGATTTCTTCGGCGATGACGCGAGCCTTAGCCTCGTAATGGTGCCCGGAATCGATGACGCGATCCTGTACGTAGTCGCTGAATTCACGCGCAACGCCCGTGGCGACTTCGCGTAGCAGTTCGGTGCGCTTTTTGTTGGCAGATGCGCCTAGCATGGCGGGGGCATCGCTGGCGTTCCAATGTCGTGCGCGGTGGGCCAGCCATTCGGGCGTGCCTTGAACAAGATCGATGATGTTCATTGCGCGGCACTCCCATTGGCCCACGACGCGATTTCCATCTTCTGAGCGTCGGTGAGCTGTTCCCTTGTTTGGATCATGGCAATCAGGTCGTTGACGCTCTTGCCGGCCTCGATGGCTTTGCGCCAGCCTTCGGATTTCTTGGCGAAGGATTCGTCGGTGCACGTTGACGACGTTTTCGGATCGGTGCCCTTGTTTTGCTCGGCCTTGTTCTCCATGACGCTTTTCCACGAGGATTCGCCGTCCTTGATGGCGCCATAGATGCCGCGCAGGTTGACCAGCTCGGCTGGCGAACAGGTGTCCAGGCTGTGGCCGAGGAACTCGGCCAGGTCCGCTGCCTTCACGCCGATGTCGCCGAAGGCATCAGCAATGCGTTTACGCTCGGCGTTGGGATCGCGTGCAGCCTCATCCAGGCGTATCGCCTTGATGATGGCTTCGGCCTCATCCTGAAGGTCGCCTGGGATGATGCGCAGGCCCAAGGTACGGATGGCCTTGGAAATCTGCGCGGCGCGCTTGTTCAACAGATCGTCGTCGGTGGCAGGCACCGTGTAGACGTTCTTGTTGTAGCTGTTCTTGCGCACGCTGATGTAGGTGCCGTCGTCGGCGGGTTTGGAGCGTTCGACGGTCTTGGTGACGCGCACATCGAGGGGATAAGTGAGGTTGGATTCCAGGTCGGTAACGGAGACGCGGTGAATTTCTTTGATTTCGTCTTCGAAAATCATCGTGGTTTCCACCAGCACATTGGTCATGCAGCGCAGCGCGACTTCCACGAAGCGGATACCAAGACCCTCCACTCCGTTGCCGATGGGCTTTCGGTAGTAGGCGCTCTTGTTATTGGCGAAGCTGGGGCGCCGGCATTCTTTCAGCAGATCTTGGCGCACCTGATCCCACTGGCGTGGACGGCGCAAGGCCATGACGTAACGCGCTTCGACCATCGCTTTAGCCTGGGCAGCCACCGCTGTCGATGAGGTTTCCTGAACTGCCAGGGTGGTACTGGTGCCGCCGAAATCCTGACGAACAGCCATGGCTTGCGTGGGGGAATTCATGGAATGGGTCTCCTGCGGGTTCAGTCGATCACGGTCGGAACATCGTCGATGCGCGCGTAGGGATATTTTTCTGAGTGCGGCTTGATGTGATATCGGAAGTGTTTGCCGAGCGATTCGGCACCCTTGAACGCTGCACAGTCTTCGGACGAAAATCCGCTGTAGTGATAAAGCGACCCGAGTGTCTTATCGTTGCCCCATCCTTTAAAAAAGCGGATCGCGAGTGTCTTCGTATCGGGATCGTGCCCGATGCTGTGAATTTGCGATGACTGCACATTGAGCATCTCGATGTGGGGTGTACTTTCGTTTCTGGCGCTCATCTTCAATCCTTTGCCGGCCATGCCGGCGTGTGAGATGTCTTTAAGATCAAGCCGCTTGCCCACCCAACACCGAGCGTTCAAGTCCGAACGCGCGCTTGACGATGTGCAGGGCCTGATGAGAGGACGCGCCGCTGACAACAAGGCGCCAGGCCATGGCGTGGCCGCGTGCGACGTTCTCGCGGTTGAGTCCAGCGCGGCGCAGCATGCCTTGCGCTTCGCGGCGATTTAAAAACTCCCGGTGTGTGATGACGGTGGTCACAGGTCGCCCTCCAGATTGCGAAAACCATCCAACGCCTTGGCCAGTGCGAGGGGGTCGGTAACGTTGATGAAAATGCCGGCCATCTCGACATGCGCGGCGGTCATGTGCGGGTGGAAAAACTCGGCTTCTTCTCGCTTCGAGGCGATGGGCTTCGCTGCATGGGCGACGCGCTTAAGTGCGATGACTGTGCGGACGAGATTCGCGTGTTCGCGCTCGGCAACGCTGTGAGCCATTTGGAATACGCTTGGGAAACTCATTTCCTGGTGTCCTTGGTGATGAGTGGTTGCGGGACGGTCACGCGGATGCGCGGCTTCTGCTGGCGCTGGTGGTGGCCTTCGCCATAGAAACGTGCTGCCCATAGGCCGCGGCGCTCGTCGTTGTTGAGCGAGCGGCAACTTTCAGGCCGATGATTCGTACGCGTGATGAGGTGGAGCAATGCATTCATGCAACGGTCTCCAGGTAGGTGCCCGCCGCCGGAGCTTCGGCGCGCGGCGAGGGAGGACGCACAGGGGGATCTCTACTGCGGCGGCTGACGCTTGCCCCGGCGCTGTTTGCGTTCGTACTGCTCTTGCGAGAGGTAATAAGTGCTGCTCATGCAGCACCGCCAATGCGAGCAAGACAACGCTGTGCGTGCTCCACGATCGGCTGGCAGGCCGCGCCCCAGCGATGCGCGGCATCCGAGCGGACCACCATGCGAGCCACTTCAATCAATGCTGAGATGTCTTCACGCGCCTGCAACAGGTTCTCGACGTGTCCGGAGTCCCAGCTTTCGCGAAGATCGGCGACGATGGAATCGATCACAGCCAACGGATGGAGGGATTCGTCGGCGAGGGTCACAGTGCGGTCCTCAATTCATACGCGCGAGCTTCCGCGCGTGCCTCGGCCCGATCGTGACGCACATCCTCATCCTCACGTTGCACAACGCCCTCGGCGCGGATGTTGGCGGTGTCGTCGCATTCGGCCAGCACTAGGTCGCGCAGGCAGCGCATCGTTGCGGCGAGTTCGGCGTCATGGCCGCCATCGCGCAGCACTTTGATCAGGGCAGGCTGCTGCTTCGCTTCGGTGCGTGCAGTAACGTTGCCCAGGGATTCCCAGAGGATGTCGCCGTCCTCGCGATATTCAGCGCGGAGCTGCTCGACCTTGGCCTCAATGCGGGCTTGGTAGGCGGATTCGCGGTCGAGGGCGTGCTGATAGGCTGCGAGGTCGCGGGAGACGATGCAGGGAAGGGCGCTCATGTGTCACCCCAGACGCCGAGACCGATCGAGACGGCCGCGCCCAGGTACAGCAGGGGGTGGTCGATCAGGGGGATGGGTGCTGGCGCCAGCCCTGGGGCTGCGTCGTTGACCGGTTTGCGTGGTTCCTTGAACATGCGGCAAGCCCCAGGGCGTTGTTTGCGTGGGGTTAAATAAACTACATGTTTATTATAATGTCAACTATAAGTTTATTAGTTGATGAACTGAGGGCTTATTTGCAGTGCGCAGGACTTTCCCGCGGTCAGTCGGCCGCGTTCATTGGCATTAGGAGGCGTCACCGTGAAAAGACCGATCCCTAGACTTCTTAGCGCAGCCATGGTGGCTGCCGTTTTTGCAATTGCGTCGCCGTGTACCAGTAGTGCTCAGTCTGCACCCGGGCTTGGTACAAATCAGCCAAACATGCCGGATGTGAGTGCGAACCCACAGTTTCATGTCTACCGATGGAATCTCTCTGGCGTCGCGTATGTGCAGGTCAATGACATTGCTGGCAACGTGCTGGTAGCGTTCGCTGCCGGCGGTGGGCAGGTACTCGTTTTACCTATCGGTAACCCAGCAAACGTGTCAGTCGTGAGCCCGTCAGTCAATGCTGCCAATATCGGTTCGACCGTGTACAACACAGCCACAATCAATGTGACTCAGCGCTCGGGTGTCTTCTCGGTAAGCAATTCGCAAACGCCTGTACATACACAGGCGATGATGTATTGCCCGGATCCAGGCGAATGCACGGCGGTCGAACATCAGTTGACGAACTAAACGTCTCTCAGCACGACGCCGATCATGGGAAGTCGGCGTCGTTTACTGTTTTTGTAGACCCCGTTGAAGGTTAGGGCAAGATTTTCAACTTCTTCGAGCTCCAGCGTCCCGGGCGGGAGCTTTGGCTGATCTCCGAGGCTTGGCCAGGCCTTCAGAACGAGTGCGACATTGTTGGTCTCAGTACGGTATGTGCATAGCCTGGCAGCTATGCGATAAGCGGCATGTTCCCTGGCCAGATGAAGTGCTACGTCATAGGTGAGTCGATACAAGATCAACTGTACGTCGTATGGAAGATTCAAAAGCTCGGGTCCAACTCGCACGGAGTACGAAATGCCAGCATCGTTTAGCGTTTGTGCCAAAGGGCCATAGGCGAGAGCAACACGCAGGCCACGCGCATCCAGGGGGCGAGCGTCCAGCGTTGAAATCGTATGCTGAATATCACTACGTATCGCTGCTGTGCCACTCCAACGCAATAGTGCGCCGGCCTCGGACGCTCTGGTGGAACGCAGATGAAGCGCGGCATCATCGATGCAGCTTTGCAGAACGACAAAGGTTCGCTCGACGATGGAGGCGGCGTGGCGCATCCGTGATTCGCCCCAATATAGGTTTTTCCGGGCTAGTCGTTTGTGCAAAATACTCAAGCGATCAATGGCATCTACCCTCAACTGATTTTCGGTAACGCTCGCGCCAAGCAGTAGCATGCCTGTGGCGACAAGGCCCAATAGCGCTTGGCTCTGCAGTTGCTCGAAATCACGATAACCACGCATGGTTAATTCAAGTGATGCGCTCGCAAGAATCGTCACACTGATCGCGCCAATCCAGCCGCGACGGAACGTCATCCATACGATGGGTGCGAGCATGAAGATGGCAGCTAATCGCTGGATATCTTGCGATCCCGATATGCGATTGACGAGCAACAACATCCCAAGTATTGCCACGACGCCAGACATCGACGCCAAGAATCCATTCATTCCAGCGCGAAATTCAGTGACGGCTTCCTGGAATTCTTTTTGGCGCGCGATAAACCAAGTCATTGCCACCGGCGCGAACATCAAGATTCCAAGATAGTTTCCAAGTGTGAAGTCGCACAAATAAAACACGGGACTTTCGCGCGGGTGCGTGATCTTCGCGGAATAGGTAATCGCTTGCATGGCGACAATCCCGCTTAGCGCTATCAAGATCGAAACAGCACCCGCTGTTCGGAGCATTTGCAGGCAAAGGGTAGAGAGTTTGCCACGAATATCAAATCCGCTTTGTAGCCGAAGCCACGCGATGATGACGGCCGTGGCAAGTGGGGGTAGAAGAACGCTTAGTGTCAGCCATTGCCACCCATACTCATTGACATGAGATGCGCGGAAGTACAGCGATCCGGCGCAATCCGCAAATAGGATGTAGGGCCAATAACGGAATGGTAGAAAGAGCAGGGCAGAGAAACGCAAGCCGCTCGACAGCAGCCAGTGCGACAGAGAAAGTTCTCGAGTGATGACGTAAAGCAGTGTGTAACCGACGAGCAGCAGCACTTCCCTAAAACCAATCGTTCGCATCCAAACTCCCCCGTCGGTCACAGAATCGGACGTCAAAACTTCCTGCAGCCGATGCTCCCGATGACGCGACCTCCGATTTCTAAGTCTTCTAACTCCACACCTGAGAGCTCGAGTGAATCTTCATATGCGTGTGTCCCTCTGAAGCGAAGTACGCCCTTTCCGCGCACTTGAATCCGCCGAATTTGTGGAATACCGCCGATCTTGTAGGCATAGACACCGTCGGCCTCCACCTGGCAGACGGATGTGTCGACAAAAACGAGGTCCCCTTTTTCAATTTCGCCACGCATGACATCGTTCGGGTTCGGATATACGCGAACCGAAGGTGTAAGCAGATCGACGTTCCCTCGCAGTAAAGTAGAAGGAATGTCAATGAAACGTGTACGCTCCTGAGCGTAGCCCGCCAGAAACTCGAATCGAGCATATGCGGTGGCGAGCGCTCTGTTTGAGGCTGATTGCGACCGTAGATCCCTGTCATTTCCTGCCTCGAGTGCTGAGACTTGAAGCGTCCCATGATCGGTCTGGTGGGGACCGGCACCAAGGCCAGCCTCCAGCCAGTCCACCGTAAGTCCTTCTACTCCCTTCGACGCGGCAAGCTCCCTCAGGCGGGCCATATGCGCCTCGCCCACCTTTTCCCGCTTGAAAGCGCTGTAAAGGTTCTGGGAAGTCACCCCGGGCAGGTTCGCAAACTCTGCCCGCGAAATGTCAAGCATCTCAAGAGCTTCCAGGAATCGTTTCTGGAAGGGGGTCTCGGTTTTTTTTGATGCGCGCGAGCGATGTCCATCAACCATCTGTTTATGGTGATTTGGTCGGTGCCGTCCACGCAATGAACCGATAGTTTGCATTTATATAAACTGTAAGTTTATTATAGTGACATGAACCCACTAGACCGCGCAGTCGCAATCTTTGATAGCCAGGCGGCCCTCGCTCGGGCAATGGGTGGCCTTCCTCAGGAAATCCACCGATGGATCAAGAGAGGCTGGGTTCCTGCCAACCGCTGCCAAGCGGTGGTTGCGGCTGTCAACAAGGAGTTGCCCAGTGCCATGCAGCGCGGCCTGGTGCCAGAGATCGCTAGGCCGTTGACATTGCATGAATTGAACTCGGTCTTCCCACCTCCCCAAGAGAGGGAGGCTGTATGAAGCTGCCTCACTTTGAATTCGGAAAGGGTGGTGTGCGATGAGTGAGCAATCCACAGAAACAGAAGTGCTGATGTGGTGTGGACTCGGCCCTTTCGACACTCCCATGATGGGGATTGAGGCGAAAGGGCCGGAAGCAAAGCTCGCGCTGGAAGTTTTGGGCGTGGCGATGCCAGTCTTTACTTCACTACTTCGGTCTTTGTATGACCACACGCGGCGCACGCGTAACGATCCAGTCGTCAGCCCAGGCTCTTGCCTGGCTGAGTTCGATCCAGCTCCGAGGCGGTCACTGTGAACGTCATCTCCCGGCATTTCGGGCACTGGTCGCCCTTGGCCTGCGCCAAGCGGTCCTCGAGTTTTTGCACGCGTTCGCGCAGTTCGTCCAGTTCGGACGGGGCTTTCTTGAGGCGCTTCCAAAGCTCGATGCGATCGAGCAAAGCCAATAAATCGCTTGAGCTGAACACGGATTCCTCCCTGCTTGGAGTGATTGGTGTGCGGGCAGCCGCAGCTTACCAACACCGGCAGGGCTTCGCCCTCATAAACACCCGTCATCACGCACTCCAGAAAATCAGAAGGATTTGAAACATGTACGCCGATCCACGTCACATCCGCGATAACCCGATAAAGGTTCGCTTGAATGACGACGAATACGCCGCGATCGAAGCGCTGGCGCGTCTGAATAAGCGACAGCCGGCCGTGTTCGCTCGCGAGCTCCTCATGCAAGGCATCTCGTTGCTGGAGCAGCGTAGCGAGACGGCACATGTGGCGTGAAGGCGCTGTGCAGTCCCTTAAAAGCTCCTCTGCGACCGCGGGGTATTGATGGCAGAGATCACGGCTCATCTCAGTGAGGACGAGTTGCGCGCGCTGCAGGTCGCCGCACAGCACACAGGCAAGTCGGTCGAGGAAATTGCATCTGAGGCGGTGTCGGCCGCGATCCGCATGCGCTACACGCTGCGGGAAATGCGATCAAACGTAGTCACGTTTCAGGGCCTCAAAAGTCTCGACAGGAGACATAATCGTGAATAACTCACCACTGAATAACGCATTGCTCCGCGCACCTGATGTCTGTCGCGTTGAAACGCCGGCGGCAAGGACGAACGATCCCATCACCTCGCATCCGGCTGTTGAGGAAGTCACCCGCAGCGGTCAGCGCCACACCAACATGCTCGCCGTGATAGATGCGGTTTGCGCACATCCCGGGCTCACCAGCGCGGAACTTGCGCAA
The sequence above is a segment of the Dyella sp. M7H15-1 genome. Coding sequences within it:
- a CDS encoding KTSC domain-containing protein; this translates as MGKRLDLKDISHAGMAGKGLKMSARNESTPHIEMLNVQSSQIHSIGHDPDTKTLAIRFFKGWGNDKTLGSLYHYSGFSSEDCAAFKGAESLGKHFRYHIKPHSEKYPYARIDDVPTVID
- a CDS encoding MASE1 domain-containing protein, encoding MRTIGFREVLLLVGYTLLYVITRELSLSHWLLSSGLRFSALLFLPFRYWPYILFADCAGSLYFRASHVNEYGWQWLTLSVLLPPLATAVIIAWLRLQSGFDIRGKLSTLCLQMLRTAGAVSILIALSGIVAMQAITYSAKITHPRESPVFYLCDFTLGNYLGILMFAPVAMTWFIARQKEFQEAVTEFRAGMNGFLASMSGVVAILGMLLLVNRISGSQDIQRLAAIFMLAPIVWMTFRRGWIGAISVTILASASLELTMRGYRDFEQLQSQALLGLVATGMLLLGASVTENQLRVDAIDRLSILHKRLARKNLYWGESRMRHAASIVERTFVVLQSCIDDAALHLRSTRASEAGALLRWSGTAAIRSDIQHTISTLDARPLDARGLRVALAYGPLAQTLNDAGISYSVRVGPELLNLPYDVQLILYRLTYDVALHLAREHAAYRIAARLCTYRTETNNVALVLKAWPSLGDQPKLPPGTLELEEVENLALTFNGVYKNSKRRRLPMIGVVLRDV
- a CDS encoding helix-turn-helix transcriptional regulator, with product MQTIGSLRGRHRPNHHKQMVDGHRSRASKKTETPFQKRFLEALEMLDISRAEFANLPGVTSQNLYSAFKREKVGEAHMARLRELAASKGVEGLTVDWLEAGLGAGPHQTDHGTLQVSALEAGNDRDLRSQSASNRALATAYARFEFLAGYAQERTRFIDIPSTLLRGNVDLLTPSVRVYPNPNDVMRGEIEKGDLVFVDTSVCQVEADGVYAYKIGGIPQIRRIQVRGKGVLRFRGTHAYEDSLELSGVELEDLEIGGRVIGSIGCRKF
- a CDS encoding winged helix-turn-helix domain-containing protein encodes the protein MNNSPLNNALLRAPDVCRVETPAARTNDPITSHPAVEEVTRSGQRHTNMLAVIDAVCAHPGLTSAELAQYTPLGRHEVARSLPEAARANAVVKGDKRQCFFTGNLALTWWPAEHLQAAAA